In Wenyingzhuangia fucanilytica, the following are encoded in one genomic region:
- a CDS encoding DEAD/DEAH box helicase, translating into MTFESLGLSEAILKAINKKGYTEPSAIQQKAIPHILQGKDVLASAQTGTGKTAGFTLPLLHSLSTQNKWKRRPIRALVLTPTRELAAQVYDNVREYSEFLDIKSAVIFGGVKPKPQITTLRRGVDVLVATPGRLLDLISQDALSLSKIEILVLDEADRMLDMGFLRDIKKVLSLVPEKRQNLLFSATFSPDIKALANTFMNSPVSVESAPQNTTAEKVKQTFYNVNKGDKPLAIIGMIKSGNWSQVLVFTRTKHGANKLAERLAKSGVTAAAIHGNKSQAARTKALEGFKKNAVRVLVATDIAARGLDIPLLPHVINYELPNVPEDYVHRIGRTGRAGASGEAISLVCGEEIKFALDIEKLLGLKLPMQNLEGFDFKAPTAEELKAMKKGPSRTTSPKANQKPKTAKKKAKPGEAPKWVQAKKNAASKLGRSRNRR; encoded by the coding sequence ATGACATTTGAATCTTTAGGATTATCAGAGGCTATTTTAAAAGCCATTAACAAAAAGGGATATACAGAGCCCTCAGCTATTCAGCAAAAAGCCATTCCACATATTTTACAAGGTAAAGATGTATTGGCGTCTGCACAAACAGGAACAGGAAAAACAGCAGGATTTACATTACCATTATTACATTCATTATCTACTCAAAATAAGTGGAAAAGAAGACCAATACGCGCTTTGGTATTAACACCAACAAGAGAGTTAGCTGCACAGGTTTATGACAATGTAAGAGAGTATAGTGAGTTTTTAGATATTAAATCTGCCGTAATTTTTGGAGGTGTAAAACCAAAACCACAAATTACTACTTTAAGAAGAGGAGTTGATGTATTGGTGGCAACACCAGGTAGGTTGTTAGACTTAATAAGTCAGGACGCATTATCATTATCTAAAATAGAAATATTGGTTTTAGATGAAGCTGATAGAATGTTAGATATGGGATTTTTAAGAGATATTAAAAAAGTATTATCTCTTGTTCCAGAAAAAAGACAAAACTTATTGTTTTCGGCTACTTTTTCGCCAGATATAAAAGCTTTGGCTAATACATTTATGAACAGTCCTGTGTCTGTAGAATCTGCTCCGCAGAACACTACTGCTGAAAAAGTGAAACAAACTTTTTACAATGTAAATAAAGGAGATAAACCTTTGGCTATTATCGGAATGATAAAATCTGGTAATTGGAGTCAAGTTTTAGTATTTACTCGTACCAAACACGGAGCTAATAAATTAGCAGAAAGATTGGCTAAATCTGGAGTAACAGCTGCGGCTATTCACGGAAACAAGAGTCAAGCAGCCAGAACCAAAGCCTTAGAAGGATTTAAAAAGAATGCTGTTAGGGTATTGGTGGCTACAGATATTGCTGCACGTGGTTTAGATATTCCGTTGTTGCCACACGTTATAAATTACGAGTTACCAAATGTGCCAGAAGATTACGTACACAGAATAGGACGTACGGGTAGAGCAGGGGCAAGTGGAGAAGCTATTTCTTTGGTTTGTGGAGAAGAAATTAAATTTGCATTGGATATTGAAAAATTATTAGGTTTAAAATTACCTATGCAAAATTTAGAAGGATTTGATTTTAAAGCTCCAACAGCTGAGGAGTTAAAAGCGATGAAAAAAGGACCTTCGAGGACAACATCGCCTAAAGCAAATCAAAAACCTAAAACTGCAAAAAAGAAAGCAAAACCAGGAGAAGCTCCTAAGTGGGTACAGGCAAAAAAAAATGCAGCTTCTAAATTAGGAAGAAGTAGAAATAGAAGATAA
- a CDS encoding RluA family pseudouridine synthase → MKIIESHTSPNLPYGIRLSDYAVDIFASIPTKAGIKKAIKKGLILVNHQRGVSGQFITGGEKIELLENENLIKKNIDLTLEILWEDDYLAVIYKPAGLLVSGNKAKTVSNALAYNLKMSSQKDAVKPQPVHRLDFGTSGLLLVGKTANSIRDLGKLFEDKNIQKTYEAVTIGEMKNQGTIDFAIDEKESLSSYQVLKTVVSERFDKLNLVQLTPHTGRRHQLRIHCTHIGNPILGDVEHGIEGKILKGKGLYLHAKSLTFIHPYTQEKLTIKKESPNKFDKLFL, encoded by the coding sequence ATGAAAATTATAGAAAGTCACACTTCACCAAACTTACCATACGGCATCAGATTATCTGATTATGCCGTAGATATTTTTGCCAGTATTCCAACCAAAGCAGGAATCAAAAAAGCCATCAAAAAGGGATTGATTTTAGTCAATCATCAACGTGGTGTATCTGGACAGTTTATCACAGGTGGTGAAAAAATTGAACTCTTAGAAAACGAAAATCTTATTAAAAAAAATATTGATTTAACGTTAGAAATACTTTGGGAAGATGATTATCTAGCTGTTATATATAAACCCGCAGGACTATTGGTTAGTGGTAATAAAGCCAAAACAGTAAGTAATGCTTTGGCCTATAATTTAAAAATGAGTTCTCAAAAAGATGCTGTAAAACCACAGCCTGTACACAGATTAGATTTTGGTACTAGTGGATTATTATTAGTAGGAAAAACAGCCAACAGCATTAGAGATTTAGGAAAATTATTCGAGGATAAAAACATTCAAAAAACTTACGAAGCTGTTACCATTGGTGAAATGAAAAACCAAGGAACTATTGATTTTGCTATAGATGAAAAAGAAAGTCTTTCTAGCTATCAAGTATTAAAAACAGTGGTATCAGAAAGATTTGACAAATTAAATTTAGTGCAATTAACTCCTCATACAGGTAGAAGACATCAACTAAGAATTCATTGTACCCATATAGGAAATCCTATTTTAGGAGATGTAGAACACGGTATAGAAGGAAAAATTTTAAAAGGAAAAGGATTGTATTTACATGCTAAGTCTTTAACATTTATCCATCCCTATACTCAAGAAAAACTAACTATTAAAAAGGAAAGTCCTAATAAGTTTGATAAATTATTTTTGTAA
- a CDS encoding DUF4199 domain-containing protein — MNSFFSTKPVLKFGILSGLLLVLNEVIINTVTQTNPYIGERDSIFSLIGLIIPVVVIVFAIIFLKNNSTIESFGQIIKPGLIIGFITALVYIAYSLLFIYSIEPTTLAEFEQMNRERLIASGQFENSEDLTNAVQLSKNAFLPGTILFSIAINLFIGFITAVVTAIFVRNK; from the coding sequence ATGAATTCATTTTTTAGCACAAAACCTGTTTTAAAATTCGGAATCCTTTCTGGACTTTTATTAGTTTTAAATGAAGTAATCATCAATACTGTTACACAAACCAACCCATATATTGGAGAAAGAGATTCTATATTTTCTTTAATTGGTTTAATTATTCCAGTTGTTGTGATTGTTTTTGCAATCATCTTCTTAAAAAACAATAGTACCATAGAAAGTTTTGGACAAATAATTAAACCTGGATTAATTATTGGATTTATTACTGCTTTGGTTTACATTGCTTATTCTTTGTTATTTATTTATAGCATAGAACCAACTACTTTGGCAGAGTTTGAGCAAATGAATAGAGAACGTTTAATCGCTTCTGGACAATTTGAAAATTCAGAAGATTTAACAAATGCTGTGCAGTTATCTAAAAACGCATTCTTGCCAGGAACTATTTTGTTTAGTATTGCCATCAATTTATTTATAGGTTTTATTACTGCCGTAGTAACTGCTATATTTGTTCGTAATAAATAA
- a CDS encoding glycosyltransferase family 2 protein: MQISIVIPLLNEADSLQELHQWIVTVMEQNHYSYELIFIDDGSTDDSWNVITALQTQNPNVKGIKFLKNFGKSQGLNAGFKKAKGDVIITMDADLQDSPEEIPELYNMIVQEGYDIVSGWKKKRYDSKIRKNIPSKLFNWAARKTSGIELNDFNCGLKAYQKKVIKSIDVTGEMHRYIPILAKNVGFKNIGEKPVQHQARKYGETKFGIDRFTNGFLDLITLWFLSKFGKRPMHFFGLMGTFMFLFGFISTAYMGIQKLIIVFYYHQSANLITNNPLFYIALTTMILGTQLFIAGFIGEMILKNRKENNLYYIEKEI, translated from the coding sequence ATGCAGATATCTATTGTAATTCCATTGTTAAATGAGGCGGATTCTTTACAAGAATTACACCAGTGGATTGTAACAGTAATGGAACAAAACCATTATAGTTACGAACTTATTTTTATTGATGACGGAAGTACAGATGATTCATGGAATGTTATTACAGCTTTACAAACTCAAAATCCAAATGTTAAAGGAATTAAATTCTTAAAGAATTTTGGAAAATCTCAAGGATTAAATGCTGGATTTAAAAAAGCTAAAGGTGATGTTATTATTACCATGGATGCCGATTTACAGGATAGCCCCGAAGAAATTCCAGAACTTTATAATATGATTGTCCAAGAAGGATATGACATTGTAAGCGGATGGAAAAAGAAACGCTACGATTCTAAAATCCGAAAAAACATTCCTTCAAAATTATTTAATTGGGCTGCTAGAAAAACTTCTGGTATTGAATTAAACGACTTTAATTGTGGCTTAAAAGCTTATCAAAAAAAAGTTATTAAAAGTATTGATGTAACTGGTGAAATGCACCGATACATTCCTATTTTAGCTAAAAATGTTGGTTTTAAAAATATAGGCGAAAAACCAGTACAACATCAAGCGAGAAAATACGGAGAAACAAAATTTGGAATTGATCGTTTTACCAATGGCTTTTTAGATTTAATCACCTTGTGGTTTTTGTCTAAATTCGGTAAACGTCCAATGCATTTCTTTGGTTTGATGGGAACTTTTATGTTTTTATTTGGTTTTATATCAACCGCTTATATGGGAATACAAAAATTAATTATTGTTTTTTACTACCATCAATCGGCTAATTTAATCACCAATAATCCATTGTTTTATATCGCCTTAACTACAATGATTTTGGGAACTCAATTATTTATCGCTGGTTTTATTGGCGAAATGATTTTAAAAAACAGAAAAGAAAACAATTTATACTATATTGAAAAAGAAATATAA
- a CDS encoding phospho-sugar mutase has translation MVTPEIIEASKLWLTSTFDAETQKEIQDLIDNNPEELTDRFYKNMEFGTGGMRGVMGAGTNRINKYTLGKATQGLSNFLLQNNPNKELSTVIAYDCRHNSKEFAKVVADVFTANGIKVFLFDDLRTTPELSFAVRHLGADAGIVLTASHNPPEYNGYKVYGADGCQVTPPNDGLIIDEVNKVSFDKIKFEANDSLLTYIGEDVDNAFNQVSVDNGTFGDIDRSALKVVFTALHGTSIKSVPQVLEKAGFSDVHLVKEQATPNGDFPTVKSPNPEEPEALAMATELSNQIGADILMGCDPDSDRLGIAVRDLDGNMKLLNGNQTMILMTDFLINQKKKAGKLNGTQFTATTIVSSEMVKVLADHYGIETVITLTGFKWIGKAIADNPSKDFVGGGEESFGYMIGDFVRDKDAVTSCLLACEMAAHAKANGTTLYQQLLDIYIQHGYYKESLISITKKGMDGAAQIQQMIADFRENPIKEILGSKVKYVCDYEYSTKKNLITGEETTIDVPKSNVLIYHTEDGTKVCVRPSGTEPKIKFYFGVKGTLSSRDQAGLVEAQLDQKIKDVIVALNLN, from the coding sequence ATGGTAACTCCTGAAATTATTGAAGCTTCAAAACTATGGCTAACCTCTACTTTTGATGCAGAAACACAAAAAGAAATTCAAGATTTAATAGACAATAACCCCGAAGAACTAACAGACAGATTCTATAAAAACATGGAGTTTGGTACTGGTGGAATGCGCGGAGTTATGGGAGCTGGAACCAATAGAATTAACAAATATACTTTAGGTAAAGCCACTCAAGGATTATCTAATTTCTTACTACAAAACAACCCTAATAAAGAGTTAAGTACTGTAATTGCTTACGATTGTCGTCATAACAGTAAAGAATTTGCAAAAGTGGTTGCTGATGTGTTTACAGCTAACGGAATTAAAGTTTTTTTGTTTGATGATTTAAGAACTACTCCAGAATTATCTTTTGCGGTTCGTCACTTAGGAGCAGATGCTGGAATAGTGTTAACAGCTTCTCACAACCCACCAGAATACAACGGGTACAAAGTATACGGAGCAGATGGTTGCCAAGTAACTCCTCCAAATGATGGATTGATTATTGACGAAGTAAACAAAGTCTCTTTTGATAAAATAAAATTTGAAGCAAACGACAGTTTATTAACCTATATTGGTGAAGATGTAGACAATGCTTTTAACCAAGTATCTGTAGACAATGGAACTTTTGGAGATATTGACAGAAGCGCTTTAAAAGTTGTATTTACTGCTTTACACGGAACATCTATAAAATCTGTTCCTCAGGTTTTAGAAAAAGCAGGGTTTAGCGATGTGCATTTAGTTAAAGAACAAGCTACTCCTAACGGAGATTTCCCTACAGTAAAATCACCAAACCCAGAAGAACCAGAAGCTTTGGCTATGGCTACAGAATTATCTAACCAAATTGGTGCAGATATTTTAATGGGGTGTGACCCAGATAGTGATCGTTTAGGGATTGCTGTTAGAGATTTAGATGGAAACATGAAGTTGTTAAACGGGAACCAAACCATGATTTTAATGACTGATTTCTTAATCAATCAAAAGAAAAAAGCAGGAAAATTAAACGGAACTCAGTTCACAGCTACAACAATTGTTTCTTCTGAAATGGTAAAAGTTTTAGCAGACCATTATGGAATTGAAACTGTAATTACTTTAACAGGATTTAAATGGATTGGAAAAGCCATTGCTGATAACCCTAGTAAAGATTTTGTAGGTGGTGGTGAAGAAAGTTTTGGATATATGATTGGTGATTTTGTTCGCGATAAAGATGCTGTAACTTCTTGTTTATTGGCTTGTGAAATGGCTGCACATGCAAAAGCTAACGGAACTACTTTATACCAACAATTACTAGACATTTACATCCAACACGGATACTATAAAGAAAGTTTAATTTCTATTACCAAAAAAGGAATGGATGGAGCTGCTCAAATTCAACAAATGATTGCAGATTTCCGTGAAAATCCTATCAAAGAAATTTTAGGATCTAAAGTAAAATACGTTTGTGATTATGAATATTCTACCAAAAAGAATTTAATCACAGGAGAAGAAACCACAATTGATGTTCCAAAATCTAATGTATTAATTTACCACACAGAAGATGGAACAAAAGTTTGTGTTAGACCAAGTGGTACCGAACCAAAAATAAAATTCTACTTTGGTGTTAAAGGGACTTTAAGTAGTCGCGACCAAGCAGGATTAGTAGAAGCTCAATTAGATCAAAAAATTAAAGATGTAATTGTAGCATTAAACCTAAATTAA
- a CDS encoding ABC transporter ATP-binding protein, translating into MKNFKRFLSYALPYKWQGFFAILFNILYALFSALSFVTLMPMLGVIFGETEKVTVSPNFPGITHLNKQYLEDIINYFVTTNTTNNGIDSTLAYMVMGVVFVFLLKNIFGYLGNIYMMFLKNDVLRDIRNEIFSKIISLPVSFYSEKRKGDVISRATSDIGVVNNTYLDLVITFIREPLNIIFTLIIMFNMSWKLSLFIFTFIPVSGFVISIITKKIKEQSTAIFQQGGNMLSSLEEAITGLRIIKAFNAETFVINRYHELSNKILRLSNKVGKRGAASSPTSEFLGIATIACLLWFGGRMVLVGQSIQPSAFIVFMGLAYNILTPAKSISKANNTIRTGNAAAERVIEILDSKNPLADQKDAVEITGFNHEIVFDNISFKYDQEYVLKNFSLTIPKGKTVALVGQSGSGKSTLANLITRFWDVNEGKITIDGVDIKTINTKSLRAQMGIVAQEALLFNDTVKNNIALGISNATDEAVMQAAKIANAHEFIKDIPLGYNSPVGDSGGLLSGGQKQRIAIARAVFKNPPIMILDEATSALDTESEHLVQQALENMMENRTSIVIAHRLSTIQNADVIVVMKKGEIVEQGKHEELINLKGTYYNLVNMQSLES; encoded by the coding sequence ATGAAAAATTTTAAAAGATTTTTATCCTATGCCTTGCCATACAAATGGCAAGGTTTTTTTGCCATATTATTCAACATATTATATGCCTTATTTAGTGCTTTGTCTTTTGTGACATTAATGCCTATGCTAGGGGTAATTTTTGGCGAAACTGAAAAAGTTACAGTAAGTCCAAATTTTCCTGGTATTACTCATCTTAACAAACAATATTTAGAAGATATCATCAACTATTTTGTGACTACCAACACCACTAACAATGGTATTGATAGCACCTTAGCCTATATGGTTATGGGAGTTGTTTTTGTCTTTTTATTAAAAAACATTTTTGGATATTTAGGAAACATTTACATGATGTTCTTAAAAAATGATGTCTTAAGAGATATTAGAAATGAAATTTTTTCAAAAATTATTTCATTACCTGTTTCTTTCTATTCAGAAAAAAGAAAAGGAGATGTTATTTCTAGAGCTACTAGTGATATTGGAGTGGTAAACAACACTTATTTAGATTTAGTTATCACTTTTATTAGAGAACCACTAAACATTATTTTCACTTTGATTATTATGTTTAATATGAGTTGGAAATTATCTCTTTTCATTTTCACTTTTATTCCTGTTTCTGGTTTTGTAATTTCTATCATTACCAAAAAAATTAAAGAACAATCAACTGCTATTTTTCAACAAGGAGGAAATATGTTAAGCAGTCTTGAAGAAGCTATTACAGGATTGAGAATTATAAAAGCTTTTAATGCAGAAACTTTTGTGATTAATAGGTATCACGAATTAAGCAATAAAATTCTTAGGCTAAGTAATAAAGTAGGGAAACGTGGAGCAGCCTCTAGTCCTACAAGTGAATTTTTAGGAATTGCCACCATTGCTTGTTTACTTTGGTTTGGAGGTAGAATGGTATTGGTAGGACAATCCATTCAACCAAGTGCCTTTATTGTATTTATGGGATTAGCCTATAACATACTAACACCTGCAAAGTCCATTTCTAAAGCCAATAATACTATTAGAACAGGAAACGCTGCTGCAGAACGTGTTATAGAAATTCTAGACAGTAAAAACCCTTTAGCCGATCAAAAAGATGCAGTAGAAATTACTGGATTTAATCACGAAATTGTTTTTGATAATATTTCTTTTAAATATGATCAAGAATATGTTTTAAAGAACTTTTCTTTAACTATTCCTAAAGGAAAAACCGTGGCCTTGGTAGGACAATCTGGTAGTGGAAAATCTACGTTAGCCAATCTTATCACACGTTTTTGGGATGTAAACGAAGGAAAAATTACCATAGATGGTGTAGATATCAAAACCATCAACACAAAATCTTTAAGAGCTCAAATGGGAATTGTGGCTCAAGAGGCTTTATTATTTAACGATACTGTTAAAAACAATATTGCTTTGGGTATTTCTAACGCCACTGATGAAGCAGTAATGCAAGCGGCAAAAATTGCCAATGCTCACGAGTTTATTAAAGATATTCCTTTAGGTTACAACAGCCCTGTTGGAGATAGTGGAGGATTACTTTCTGGTGGACAAAAGCAAAGAATCGCTATTGCTAGAGCGGTGTTTAAAAACCCACCAATTATGATTTTAGACGAAGCTACTTCTGCTTTAGATACAGAATCTGAACACTTGGTGCAGCAAGCTCTAGAAAACATGATGGAAAATAGAACTTCTATTGTAATTGCCCATAGATTATCTACCATTCAAAATGCAGACGTTATTGTTGTAATGAAAAAAGGAGAAATTGTAGAGCAAGGAAAACACGAAGAATTGATTAATTTAAAAGGAACATATTACAACTTAGTAAATATGCAATCTTTAGAATCATAA
- a CDS encoding Smr/MutS family protein, which yields MKLKSGDKVLVKDSVVKGTVSKVMKNSVLVLDEDGFELAYQSDQLILVNIEQSEMSKFSDINNKMLRQKALFVEHNKKSAKKSKQEKYGVVMEVDLHIEKLVKSASGMSNGDILNKQLDTAQHKVDFAIKNRIPKIVFIHGVGEGVLKEGLYSIFNRYSLRYEEASYQRYGLGATEVTF from the coding sequence ATGAAACTTAAATCTGGAGATAAAGTACTGGTTAAAGATTCCGTAGTTAAAGGCACGGTATCTAAGGTGATGAAAAACAGTGTACTTGTTTTAGATGAAGATGGTTTTGAGTTAGCGTATCAAAGCGATCAATTGATTTTGGTAAATATTGAACAGTCCGAAATGTCTAAATTTTCTGATATCAATAACAAAATGTTACGTCAGAAAGCATTGTTTGTAGAGCACAATAAAAAAAGTGCTAAAAAATCTAAGCAAGAAAAATATGGTGTGGTAATGGAAGTAGATTTACATATAGAAAAACTGGTAAAGTCTGCTAGCGGAATGTCTAATGGAGATATTTTAAACAAACAATTAGATACCGCTCAACACAAAGTTGATTTTGCCATTAAAAACAGAATACCTAAAATAGTTTTTATACACGGAGTAGGAGAGGGCGTTTTAAAAGAAGGCTTGTATAGTATTTTTAATAGATACTCTTTAAGATACGAAGAAGCTTCATACCAACGATATGGTTTAGGAGCTACTGAGGTAACTTTTTAA
- a CDS encoding BRCT domain-containing protein, with translation MKLEIEKGFELEVWSKKEVAEILEVSINELDNQLEAAENSFKKNGIKRLYDINFRNEIDGFYITSIGLWFLTKSEQIKEVAFDDLLRFQEYKMSSPKKESTDAQMLYAISKKNNPEVFEDKKGGKELLNIQLDVENKEHLLYNKWVLITGEFNVSREEMRKQILSVGGINKGSISKSLHYVVVGENAGPSKMEKIDKIGIKTLTEKEFNALF, from the coding sequence ATGAAACTAGAAATTGAAAAAGGATTTGAATTAGAAGTGTGGAGTAAAAAAGAAGTTGCAGAAATACTAGAAGTTAGTATTAATGAGTTGGATAATCAATTAGAGGCTGCAGAAAACTCATTTAAAAAAAATGGTATTAAAAGATTGTATGATATCAACTTTAGAAATGAAATAGATGGGTTTTATATAACGAGCATAGGTCTTTGGTTTTTAACAAAGTCTGAACAAATTAAAGAAGTGGCTTTTGATGATTTGTTGAGATTTCAAGAATATAAAATGTCATCACCAAAGAAAGAAAGCACAGATGCCCAAATGCTATATGCAATTAGTAAAAAGAACAATCCAGAAGTTTTTGAAGATAAAAAAGGAGGAAAAGAACTTTTAAATATTCAATTAGACGTAGAAAACAAAGAGCACCTTCTGTATAATAAATGGGTGTTAATAACAGGAGAATTTAATGTTTCAAGAGAAGAAATGAGGAAACAAATCCTAAGTGTTGGCGGAATAAATAAAGGTAGTATAAGTAAATCTTTACATTATGTTGTAGTAGGAGAAAATGCAGGACCTTCTAAAATGGAAAAGATTGATAAAATAGGAATCAAAACCTTAACAGAAAAAGAATTTAACGCCTTGTTTTAA
- a CDS encoding response regulator transcription factor yields MEANLNNSHQSTPFSINILAAGMHPEDSNIELWGDKRTKKVFFTQNGNTKPFSKLPHKYHVMLLEQMQNDKVAFKEILKQHGSALNGLEAYTFCKYGALDSSPDLSDDELAKCENFLCNSQLPNPCACLKWKKITVRSNGNTLTTREIQLLELIGQKKSNKEITEIFNISENTLKTHRDNLHKKFKVQSEQELILEAVSDHIIQTQPKNI; encoded by the coding sequence ATGGAAGCAAATTTAAACAATTCCCACCAATCAACTCCTTTTTCGATTAACATTTTAGCTGCAGGAATGCATCCAGAAGATTCTAATATAGAATTATGGGGAGACAAAAGAACCAAAAAAGTGTTTTTTACTCAAAACGGAAACACTAAGCCATTTAGCAAATTACCACACAAGTATCATGTAATGTTACTAGAACAAATGCAAAATGATAAAGTTGCATTTAAGGAAATTCTTAAACAACATGGCTCTGCATTAAATGGTTTAGAGGCTTATACATTTTGTAAATATGGAGCATTAGATTCTTCTCCAGATTTATCTGATGACGAACTCGCCAAATGCGAAAACTTTTTATGTAACTCTCAACTACCTAATCCATGTGCTTGTTTAAAGTGGAAAAAAATAACAGTACGCAGTAACGGTAACACTTTAACAACAAGAGAAATTCAGTTGTTGGAATTAATTGGTCAAAAAAAATCGAACAAAGAAATAACTGAAATATTTAATATTTCTGAAAACACCTTAAAAACTCATAGAGATAATCTTCATAAAAAATTTAAGGTGCAAAGCGAGCAGGAACTAATATTAGAAGCAGTATCAGATCATATCATCCAAACACAACCTAAAAATATTTAA